From Hyphomicrobiales bacterium, the proteins below share one genomic window:
- a CDS encoding FAD-dependent oxidoreductase: MVTEVRAVVVGGGVVGVGTLYHLAKKGWSDSVLIERKELTSGSTWHAAGLLPLFNMSYSVGQIHKYSVKFYGELEAETGMNPGFSVVSNIRLASTNDRMDEYQYYAGIAETIDVDVNFLTPEQVKEVWPLADTTGLIGAIQHPEDGYIQPADLTQAMAKGARDMGATIKRNCAVTSIEQQDDERWLVRTDSGDYLAEHVVSCTGNFVRNTGDMVGLNIPVIPVEHQYIVTEAHDDIKARKAEGLPEMGVLRDSDGAWYLREEAGGMILGIYEKGAPVCYVDNPSDESEYELFQEDLERLEPHIESTIARVPAFGEVGIKKVYNGAICYTPDGSPAIGPAWDLKNFWLNEGHSFGITAAGGAGWQLAEWIVEGEPTIDMMGVDPRRFGPDLPEGYLREKNEEAYRNVFTVHYPDEERAAGRPLKTTPCYGRMKELGAVFGVANQWERPNWFMPSKDYALTAEELNQDDTLTNENHAPALEDGRIVEKWSFRRSNYFEHVGNEVKNVTNNVGLLDMSAFAKILVTGKGARAWLESILANSLPKKQGRVALCHLLTTRGGVRSEFTVYERTPGEFYLVSAGAFELHDHDTLRKLLPKDGSVQLQSITEQNGVLVLAGPRARDVLAKVTHADVSHKAFPWLSGQRINVGRTGCHAIRVNFVGELGFEFHHPMNQQNLLFDTLMEAGEEFGIKPFGIRAMDSMRLEKSYRLIPRELSIEYSAYESALDRFIKPEKDFIGRDALMAWEERGRSWRFVTMEVHGVTDADARGSEAIYKDGQLVGRATSGGYGWRLGKSLALAMVKPELADIGTELEIKILGQMYKVTVIEESPFDPTNERLRAAD; the protein is encoded by the coding sequence ATGGTGACAGAAGTTCGAGCGGTAGTCGTGGGTGGTGGCGTGGTTGGCGTTGGCACACTGTATCACCTTGCAAAAAAGGGTTGGTCGGACAGCGTTTTGATTGAACGCAAAGAATTGACTTCTGGCTCCACGTGGCACGCAGCTGGCCTTTTGCCGTTGTTTAATATGAGTTATTCAGTTGGCCAAATTCACAAATACTCAGTGAAGTTTTATGGCGAGCTTGAAGCCGAGACGGGCATGAACCCTGGTTTTTCTGTCGTGTCGAATATCCGCCTTGCAAGCACCAATGACCGCATGGACGAATATCAATATTATGCTGGCATTGCTGAAACCATCGACGTTGATGTGAATTTTCTGACGCCTGAGCAGGTGAAAGAGGTGTGGCCGCTGGCTGATACGACAGGTTTAATTGGCGCGATCCAGCACCCTGAAGATGGCTACATTCAGCCCGCAGACCTGACCCAAGCAATGGCAAAAGGTGCTCGCGATATGGGCGCGACCATCAAACGTAATTGTGCGGTGACATCCATTGAGCAGCAAGACGATGAACGCTGGCTCGTGCGCACTGATAGCGGCGATTACCTTGCAGAGCATGTTGTTTCTTGTACCGGTAACTTCGTGCGTAATACAGGCGACATGGTGGGATTGAACATTCCAGTGATTCCTGTCGAACACCAATATATCGTGACCGAAGCTCACGATGATATTAAGGCACGCAAAGCGGAAGGCTTGCCTGAAATGGGTGTATTGCGTGACAGTGACGGTGCTTGGTATCTGCGTGAAGAGGCAGGCGGCATGATCCTTGGCATCTATGAAAAAGGTGCGCCGGTTTGTTATGTTGATAATCCAAGTGATGAAAGCGAATATGAGCTTTTCCAAGAAGACTTAGAGCGCCTTGAGCCGCATATTGAATCAACAATTGCCCGCGTGCCAGCCTTTGGCGAAGTGGGTATCAAGAAAGTTTACAACGGCGCGATTTGTTATACGCCTGATGGTTCGCCAGCGATTGGTCCCGCTTGGGATTTGAAAAACTTCTGGCTCAATGAAGGCCATTCCTTCGGCATAACGGCTGCTGGTGGTGCTGGTTGGCAATTGGCTGAGTGGATTGTTGAAGGCGAACCGACCATCGACATGATGGGCGTTGACCCACGTCGCTTTGGCCCTGACCTGCCAGAAGGTTATTTGCGCGAGAAAAACGAAGAAGCTTATCGCAATGTCTTCACCGTGCACTACCCAGATGAAGAGCGTGCTGCTGGCCGTCCGTTGAAAACCACGCCATGTTACGGTCGCATGAAAGAACTGGGTGCCGTCTTTGGTGTTGCAAACCAGTGGGAACGTCCAAACTGGTTCATGCCGTCAAAAGACTATGCGTTGACTGCCGAGGAGTTGAACCAAGACGATACGCTGACCAATGAAAACCATGCGCCTGCGTTAGAAGATGGTCGCATTGTTGAAAAATGGTCGTTCCGTCGTTCGAACTATTTCGAGCATGTTGGCAATGAAGTGAAGAACGTCACCAACAATGTTGGTCTGCTTGATATGTCCGCCTTCGCCAAGATTTTAGTAACAGGCAAGGGCGCCCGCGCATGGCTTGAAAGCATTCTCGCAAACTCATTGCCAAAGAAACAGGGCCGCGTTGCTCTTTGCCATCTGCTCACAACACGCGGCGGTGTGCGCTCTGAGTTTACGGTTTATGAGCGTACCCCTGGCGAGTTTTATCTGGTTTCTGCTGGCGCATTTGAGCTGCATGACCACGACACTTTGCGTAAGCTTTTGCCAAAAGATGGCTCGGTGCAATTGCAATCAATCACCGAACAAAACGGCGTGTTGGTTCTTGCCGGACCGCGTGCTCGTGATGTGTTGGCAAAAGTCACGCATGCTGATGTCTCGCACAAAGCCTTCCCATGGCTATCAGGCCAACGCATCAATGTTGGTCGCACAGGTTGTCATGCTATCCGTGTGAACTTTGTCGGCGAGTTGGGTTTTGAATTCCACCACCCAATGAACCAGCAAAACTTGCTGTTTGATACATTGATGGAAGCAGGCGAAGAATTTGGCATTAAGCCGTTTGGTATCCGCGCGATGGATTCAATGCGTCTTGAAAAGTCCTATCGCCTTATCCCGCGTGAATTGTCGATCGAATATTCTGCCTATGAAAGCGCCCTTGATCGTTTCATCAAACCTGAAAAAGATTTCATCGGGCGTGATGCGTTGATGGCTTGGGAAGAGCGGGGCCGTTCATGGCGCTTTGTCACCATGGAAGTGCATGGTGTCACAGATGCTGATGCGCGTGGTTCTGAAGCGATTTACAAAGACGGCCAACTGGTAGGCCGCGCAACATCTGGCGGTTATGGCTGGCGCTTGGGTAAATCCCTAGCTCTTGCGATGGTGAAGCCTGAACTTGCAGACATTGGCACAGAGTTGGAAATCAAAATCTTGGGCCAAATGTATAAAGTGACGGTGATCGAAGAAAGCCCGTTTGATCCAACCAATGAGCGGCTACGCGCTGCTGACTAA
- a CDS encoding ATP-binding protein: MMTQGASAFAAIRGILTFWQRDRNPSTASGHARIIANPAYQKLLNAEPWFRRLIPVFIVTFIVLIGLARGAQIWENHKETLIRAEENLSLIASLLEKDFASDETKTPPHQLTNKLIAALADHAPKGSTKDGRVLLISNQVGKIIAQEPNFGQQNIYLSDILEPTQPLLTFGERAGVMTVTMLETEGEAIVTTRHLGGGIGALTVYQPKEAILKQWRADVSLNASIFIGTGMLLTVVLYAFFTQTARADEADRIYHNTYDRFDTALKHGRCGLWDWDIARGRAFWSPSMYEILGLPPRQALIGYGEITDIIHEGDIDMLEIAERVLNGELSNVDHTYRMRHADGHWIWVRVQGEAVVTNANEAPHLVGICIDVSDQIRLEQENKTANSRLRDSIETLSEAFVLWDAKNRLVVCNEKYRELNQIKPELAVPGAPYEEVMNGANGPQPLIMDDDLANSDVKNRSFETALSDGRWLQINEHRTDDGCYVTIGTDITKIKRNQEDLRTREQELEASVRDLEHSQTELRNLAAQYSRQREIAQDANREKAEFLANISHEWRTPLNAIIGFSDMMTQGAFGPLGSDKYAEYCEDINKSGTYMLAFINDVLDMSEIEAGRFQLDKETFDATGVINDCIDGKMADAEQNGITIDSNISKDIELNADRRVLKQVIHNLLTNAIKFNQADGSVSIVAKTQNDNLTISVSDTGIGIASDLLKEVCKPFKQVQNQLTKNHTGSGLGLAICKSVVEMHQGEMTIKSALGKGTTVTIELPLAVKETKFPEVKAMTIE; encoded by the coding sequence ATGATGACGCAGGGAGCAAGTGCTTTTGCGGCTATACGAGGGATTCTGACCTTTTGGCAGCGCGATAGGAATCCATCTACAGCGAGCGGACACGCGCGAATTATCGCTAACCCTGCTTATCAAAAATTACTCAATGCCGAACCATGGTTCCGCCGACTGATACCTGTTTTCATCGTAACCTTCATCGTTCTTATCGGCCTCGCGAGAGGTGCGCAGATTTGGGAAAATCATAAAGAAACTCTCATTCGCGCAGAAGAAAACCTGAGCCTCATCGCCTCTTTACTTGAAAAAGACTTTGCATCAGATGAGACGAAAACACCTCCTCACCAGCTCACAAACAAATTAATTGCAGCACTGGCAGATCACGCACCAAAAGGCTCAACCAAAGATGGCCGTGTTCTGCTTATCAGCAACCAAGTGGGTAAAATAATCGCTCAAGAGCCAAATTTTGGCCAGCAAAATATCTATCTTTCAGACATTCTAGAACCAACCCAACCGCTGCTTACCTTTGGTGAACGCGCGGGTGTCATGACTGTCACTATGCTGGAAACAGAAGGTGAAGCCATTGTCACGACACGCCACCTAGGAGGCGGGATTGGCGCACTAACAGTCTATCAACCGAAGGAAGCAATCCTAAAACAATGGCGCGCAGACGTTAGCCTCAATGCTTCAATCTTCATTGGCACAGGCATGCTTTTGACTGTCGTTCTTTATGCCTTCTTCACTCAAACAGCACGCGCTGACGAAGCAGATAGAATTTACCACAACACCTACGACCGATTTGATACAGCTCTCAAGCACGGCCGATGCGGCCTTTGGGATTGGGATATCGCACGAGGTCGCGCATTTTGGTCGCCCTCCATGTATGAAATACTCGGCCTCCCTCCCAGACAAGCGTTGATTGGGTATGGTGAGATCACAGACATCATCCATGAAGGCGACATCGACATGCTTGAGATCGCTGAGCGCGTGCTCAATGGAGAACTGAGTAACGTTGATCACACTTACCGCATGCGTCACGCAGATGGCCATTGGATTTGGGTTCGTGTTCAAGGGGAAGCCGTTGTCACAAATGCTAATGAAGCGCCTCACCTCGTCGGAATATGCATCGACGTTTCTGACCAAATTCGTCTGGAACAAGAAAACAAGACAGCCAACAGTCGCTTGCGTGATTCAATTGAAACACTCTCAGAAGCTTTCGTTTTGTGGGATGCGAAAAACCGTCTTGTTGTCTGCAATGAAAAATACCGCGAACTCAATCAAATCAAACCGGAACTAGCTGTACCGGGTGCGCCTTATGAGGAAGTCATGAACGGCGCCAATGGCCCACAACCACTCATTATGGACGATGATCTCGCTAATTCCGATGTTAAAAACAGATCATTTGAAACTGCATTGAGCGACGGGCGTTGGTTGCAAATCAATGAACACCGCACAGATGATGGTTGCTACGTGACAATTGGTACGGACATTACAAAGATCAAACGCAACCAAGAAGACCTACGCACGCGTGAACAAGAGCTTGAAGCCTCCGTGCGCGACCTTGAACACTCGCAGACCGAGTTGCGCAATCTTGCAGCCCAATATTCTCGTCAACGCGAAATCGCGCAAGATGCGAACCGTGAAAAAGCAGAATTCCTCGCTAATATTTCACACGAATGGCGCACTCCGCTCAATGCGATTATCGGTTTTTCCGACATGATGACACAAGGCGCATTTGGCCCACTAGGAAGCGATAAATACGCTGAATATTGCGAAGACATCAACAAGAGCGGAACTTACATGCTCGCCTTTATCAATGATGTATTGGATATGTCAGAAATCGAAGCAGGACGCTTCCAACTCGACAAAGAAACCTTCGACGCTACCGGTGTGATCAATGATTGCATTGATGGCAAAATGGCTGATGCTGAGCAAAATGGCATTACAATCGACAGCAACATTTCCAAGGACATTGAACTTAACGCCGATCGCCGTGTTTTGAAGCAAGTGATCCATAATCTTTTGACGAACGCGATCAAGTTCAACCAAGCAGATGGTTCAGTTTCAATCGTTGCTAAAACCCAAAATGACAATTTAACAATTAGCGTCAGCGACACCGGTATTGGCATCGCGTCAGATTTACTCAAAGAAGTTTGCAAGCCGTTCAAACAGGTTCAAAACCAACTCACGAAGAACCACACCGGCTCAGGCCTTGGTCTTGCTATTTGCAAATCAGTGGTGGAGATGCACCAAGGTGAGATGACCATTAAGTCGGCACTCGGCAAGGGCACAACAGTCACCATTGAATTGCCTCTCGCAGTGAAAGAAACCAAATTTCCTGAAGTAAAAGCAATGACGATCGAATAG
- the pepN gene encoding aminopeptidase N, translated as MRTNNGQSVNLTDYQAPGFTVHDIHLDIRLDPEQTVVISTMTIERVANGDADINAPLVLAGDELVLDFVSINKRDLPINAYNATPSELVIPKIPQGQFELQITTRVNPTTNTKLMGLYLSSGIYCTQCEAEGFRRITYFLDRPDVLTKYTTRIEGAAREIKDLLGNGNMVEQGAIAGTDRCYAIWHDPHPKPSYLFALVAGDLAHISDTFTTMSGREVELRIYVERGKEHLCDWAMLSLKRCMKWDEEVFGREYDLDIFMIVAVSDFNMGAMENKGLNIFNDKYVLADTKSATDADYVNIEAIIAHEYFHNWTGNRITCRDWFQLCLKEGLTVFRDQEFTSDMRSRPVKRISDVRLLRARQFSEDASPLAHPVRPEVYHEINNFYTATVYEKGAELVRMIKTILGDDNFAKGLDLYFDRHDGDAATIEDFIAALEEGGNSNLSHFKTWYEQAGTPNVLVSYTYNEAKGQATLELTQNTSPTPGQATKKPLHIPIRFALVGKDGSDLEYTDVQGAEVTGDVLHLTEVSQEIVFSGLKERPVPSLLRGFSAPVKLDIALSIDDLIHLAGNDQDPFNKWQAMQTLAVRMLLEKVTAIENGTDISNNYDCFFHAVESSITDETLDPSFKAQFLAFPTDADIAQQLRNEVDPAIIHQATLWLKQELVKRSSETLIAVFEKNQVRASYDPSAEQVGQRSLKNAALAMLCTYGADGSRFAKQQYDEADNLTDRLAALSSLVINNHNAASDALRDFDRRYRTNPLVMDKWFAVQAMAPQEETLAKLKELMRHPSFSITNPNRIRALIGSFANGNQVQFNRPDGAGYQFVSNLIVDLDEVNPQVAARLLTSFSSWTMLEPNRRERAGRALKRISNSAGLSTDVRDIVNRTLGN; from the coding sequence ATGCGCACGAATAACGGGCAATCAGTAAATTTAACAGATTACCAAGCGCCGGGCTTTACGGTTCACGATATTCATTTGGATATCCGGTTGGACCCTGAACAGACCGTAGTGATTTCAACCATGACGATTGAGCGCGTTGCCAATGGAGACGCGGACATAAACGCGCCGTTGGTGTTAGCTGGTGACGAACTGGTGCTGGATTTTGTTAGCATCAATAAGCGCGATCTTCCCATTAACGCCTACAATGCAACGCCGAGTGAATTGGTTATTCCTAAAATTCCGCAAGGCCAATTCGAACTTCAAATTACAACGCGCGTTAACCCGACCACCAACACAAAACTAATGGGGCTGTATCTCAGCTCAGGCATTTATTGCACCCAGTGTGAGGCTGAAGGTTTCCGTCGAATTACTTATTTCTTAGACCGCCCAGATGTGTTGACCAAATACACCACCCGCATTGAAGGCGCTGCTCGTGAGATCAAAGACCTTCTCGGCAATGGCAATATGGTTGAACAAGGCGCAATTGCAGGCACAGACCGCTGCTACGCCATTTGGCATGACCCGCACCCAAAACCTTCTTATCTCTTTGCGCTAGTCGCTGGTGATCTTGCCCACATCTCCGACACCTTTACGACGATGAGTGGCCGCGAAGTTGAGCTTCGAATTTATGTGGAACGCGGCAAAGAGCATTTATGCGATTGGGCGATGCTATCTTTGAAGCGCTGCATGAAGTGGGATGAAGAAGTATTCGGTCGCGAATATGATCTTGATATTTTCATGATCGTCGCTGTTAGCGATTTCAATATGGGGGCGATGGAAAACAAAGGCCTCAACATCTTCAATGACAAATATGTCTTGGCTGATACAAAGAGCGCGACTGATGCGGACTATGTCAACATTGAAGCCATTATCGCCCATGAGTATTTCCATAATTGGACCGGCAACCGTATCACGTGCCGCGACTGGTTCCAGCTTTGCCTAAAAGAAGGCCTCACGGTTTTCCGTGATCAAGAATTTACATCTGATATGCGCTCGCGCCCTGTTAAACGGATTAGCGATGTGCGCCTATTGCGCGCTCGCCAATTCTCCGAAGATGCAAGCCCACTCGCGCACCCCGTTCGTCCAGAAGTTTATCACGAGATCAACAACTTCTACACGGCGACCGTCTATGAAAAGGGTGCGGAATTGGTACGCATGATCAAGACTATTTTGGGGGATGATAATTTCGCCAAAGGTCTCGATCTCTATTTCGACCGCCATGACGGCGATGCAGCGACCATTGAAGATTTCATTGCAGCCCTTGAAGAAGGTGGAAACAGCAATCTTAGCCATTTCAAAACATGGTACGAGCAAGCTGGCACACCAAATGTGCTGGTGAGCTACACCTACAATGAAGCAAAGGGCCAGGCCACTTTAGAGCTGACACAAAACACATCACCAACACCTGGACAAGCGACCAAGAAGCCGCTTCATATACCCATCAGGTTCGCGCTGGTTGGCAAAGATGGCTCAGACCTTGAGTACACAGATGTTCAAGGCGCTGAGGTAACAGGCGATGTTCTGCATTTGACAGAAGTCAGCCAAGAAATTGTGTTTTCTGGCTTGAAAGAACGACCTGTTCCGTCACTGCTTAGAGGTTTCTCAGCACCCGTAAAATTGGATATCGCCCTCTCAATTGATGACCTCATCCATTTGGCGGGCAACGACCAAGATCCATTCAACAAATGGCAGGCCATGCAAACACTTGCTGTTCGTATGCTGCTTGAAAAAGTGACCGCGATAGAAAACGGAACGGACATTAGCAACAACTATGATTGCTTCTTCCATGCCGTTGAATCCTCTATCACGGATGAGACACTTGATCCCTCTTTTAAAGCTCAGTTCCTAGCCTTCCCAACCGACGCGGATATTGCGCAACAACTTCGCAATGAAGTTGATCCAGCAATCATTCATCAAGCAACACTTTGGCTGAAACAAGAGCTTGTAAAACGATCAAGTGAAACGTTAATTGCAGTCTTTGAGAAAAACCAAGTTCGTGCATCCTATGATCCAAGTGCTGAGCAAGTTGGGCAACGTAGCCTCAAAAACGCAGCCCTTGCTATGTTATGCACCTATGGGGCAGATGGCAGTCGATTTGCCAAACAACAATATGACGAAGCAGACAATTTAACAGATCGATTAGCGGCTCTTTCAAGCCTTGTGATCAACAATCATAACGCTGCGAGCGATGCGCTCAGAGATTTTGACAGACGCTACCGCACCAATCCACTTGTAATGGACAAGTGGTTTGCTGTGCAGGCCATGGCTCCTCAAGAAGAGACGCTCGCCAAGTTGAAAGAACTCATGCGTCATCCAAGCTTTTCGATTACCAACCCCAACCGTATCCGCGCGCTCATTGGCAGCTTTGCAAATGGTAATCAGGTTCAGTTCAATCGCCCAGATGGTGCGGGCTATCAATTTGTCTCCAATCTTATTGTCGATTTAGACGAAGTTAATCCGCAAGTTGCCGCAAGGCTACTAACCAGCTTTAGCAGTTGGACGATGTTAGAACCAAATCGTCGCGAACGGGCTGGTCGCGCATTAAAACGCATTTCAAATAGCGCAGGCCTGTCTACTGACGTTCGCGATATCGTCAATAGAACCCTCGGAAATTAA
- a CDS encoding zinc metallopeptidase, giving the protein MGILIFAGIVLIIALIFGPQYWVKHVIKKHAEPRPDLSGTGGELAQHLVEHYQLNGVGVEVTDQGDHYDPESRTVRLSADNYNGYSISAVAIAAHEVGHAIQHAGGERLLAMRQSLAKILIWTDRFAMIFFSVAPLLALVARSPALFLLMSVFGLGLMAMRVVVQLITLPVEFDASFKKALPILEQGGYLHTEDLPAARSVLKAAAMTYVAAALMSLLNILRIMRFGR; this is encoded by the coding sequence ATGGGAATACTGATTTTCGCGGGCATTGTGTTGATTATTGCCCTTATCTTTGGCCCCCAATACTGGGTCAAGCACGTTATCAAGAAGCACGCTGAGCCACGCCCTGATCTTTCAGGAACAGGTGGCGAGCTGGCGCAGCATTTGGTTGAGCACTATCAGCTGAACGGCGTTGGTGTGGAAGTTACCGATCAGGGTGACCATTATGACCCTGAAAGCAGAACGGTCCGTTTGAGCGCTGATAATTATAATGGCTATTCCATTAGTGCCGTGGCAATTGCAGCCCATGAAGTCGGCCACGCTATTCAACACGCAGGCGGCGAACGACTGCTTGCGATGCGCCAATCATTGGCGAAAATTCTGATCTGGACAGACCGCTTCGCGATGATCTTCTTTTCTGTCGCCCCGTTGCTAGCGCTCGTTGCCCGTTCGCCCGCGCTGTTTTTACTGATGAGTGTTTTCGGCCTCGGTTTGATGGCCATGCGCGTGGTGGTGCAACTGATCACCCTACCCGTGGAATTTGATGCAAGCTTTAAAAAAGCGCTGCCCATTCTTGAACAAGGTGGCTACCTTCATACAGAAGATTTACCAGCCGCACGCTCGGTTTTGAAGGCTGCGGCCATGACCTATGTTGCAGCAGCGTTGATGAGCCTGCTTAATATACTTCGCATTATGAGATTTGGACGTTAA
- the folD gene encoding bifunctional methylenetetrahydrofolate dehydrogenase/methenyltetrahydrofolate cyclohydrolase FolD, translated as MIIDGKAVGADVVEKVKAGTQDLVAKTGVTPGIAVVIVGEDPASQVYVRNKGLRAEECGFKSITHKLPETTSEEDLLALVNQLNDDDSIHGILVQLPVPDHIDDGKVIQTIAQHKDVDGFHFINVGMLGTGETDKALVPCTPAGSMVLLRQARGDDLSGLHAVVVGRSNIVGKPMANLLLQANATVTIAHSRTKDLPAVCREADILVAAVGRPEMIKGDWVKPGATVIDVGINRIDAPERGEGKTRLVGDVAYDEASSVAGAITPVPGGVGPMTIAMLMANTLKAACVATGTDTPSI; from the coding sequence ATGATCATAGATGGCAAAGCGGTTGGCGCGGACGTTGTTGAAAAGGTTAAGGCTGGCACGCAAGACTTAGTTGCTAAAACGGGTGTTACGCCAGGTATTGCCGTTGTGATTGTTGGTGAAGACCCTGCCAGTCAGGTGTATGTGCGCAATAAAGGCCTTCGCGCCGAAGAATGCGGCTTTAAATCCATCACCCACAAACTACCAGAAACCACATCGGAAGAAGATCTATTGGCTCTGGTCAATCAGCTCAATGATGATGACAGTATCCACGGTATTTTGGTGCAGCTTCCCGTTCCAGACCATATCGATGATGGCAAAGTTATTCAGACAATTGCCCAGCATAAAGATGTTGATGGGTTTCATTTCATCAATGTGGGTATGCTCGGGACTGGCGAAACAGACAAGGCGCTTGTTCCTTGTACACCTGCTGGCTCAATGGTGTTGCTGCGTCAGGCACGTGGTGATGATTTATCAGGCCTTCATGCTGTCGTGGTGGGGCGCTCTAATATCGTTGGCAAGCCGATGGCAAATCTTTTGCTGCAAGCCAATGCAACGGTGACAATCGCTCATAGCCGCACCAAAGACTTACCTGCCGTATGCCGTGAAGCTGATATTTTGGTTGCAGCCGTTGGTCGCCCTGAGATGATCAAGGGGGATTGGGTGAAACCAGGAGCAACTGTGATTGATGTGGGTATCAACCGTATCGATGCACCAGAGCGCGGCGAGGGTAAAACCCGCCTTGTCGGTGATGTTGCTTATGATGAGGCCTCGTCAGTCGCCGGTGCTATCACGCCTGTTCCAGGTGGTGTTGGCCCTATGACAATTGCCATGTTGATGGCCAACACATTGAAAGCTGCCTGTGTCGCAACAGGCACTGATACGCCTTCTATCTAA
- a CDS encoding pyrophosphate--fructose-6-phosphate 1-phosphotransferase has translation MSIQKVAILTAGGLAPCLSSSIGHLIQRYTETSPETEIICYFDGYKGLLLGDSVTVSPDMRKNAHILFEHGGSPIGNSRVKLTNIADCEKRGLVQKGENPLEVAAKQLVKDGVEVLHTIGGDDTNMAAASLADYLAQNDYALHVVGLPKTIDNDVVPIKQSLGAWTAAEEGAKFFANVVAEHSANPRMLIIHEVMGRHCGWLTAYTAKAYQDDLNKLNFLPQLGLSKERKAVHAVFVPEMEIDILAEAARLKKVMDEQGNVNIFISEGAGTEAIVKEMEAAGEEVPRDAFGHVKLDVVNPGAWFGKQFAEMLGAEKVLTQKSGYYSRAAASNATDQALIKVCCYKAVECAMAGVSGVIGEDEEQGDELRAIEFSRIAGGKAFNIDEKWFDDLLENIDQPKRNKTVSAH, from the coding sequence ATGTCGATCCAAAAAGTGGCAATTTTAACGGCTGGCGGTTTGGCGCCTTGTCTTTCTTCTTCCATCGGGCATTTGATCCAGCGTTACACCGAGACATCACCAGAGACAGAAATCATCTGTTACTTTGATGGCTATAAGGGCCTACTCTTGGGCGATAGCGTCACTGTTTCCCCTGACATGCGCAAAAATGCGCACATTCTTTTTGAACATGGCGGCAGTCCGATTGGCAACAGTCGGGTGAAATTGACGAATATTGCAGACTGTGAAAAGCGCGGATTGGTCCAAAAAGGTGAGAACCCGCTTGAAGTCGCCGCAAAGCAGCTCGTTAAAGACGGGGTGGAAGTGCTTCATACAATCGGTGGTGATGATACCAATATGGCAGCTGCGAGCCTTGCTGACTATCTGGCCCAAAATGACTACGCGCTTCATGTGGTGGGACTGCCTAAAACCATCGACAATGATGTTGTGCCAATCAAGCAGAGTCTTGGTGCATGGACGGCGGCAGAAGAAGGTGCAAAGTTTTTCGCAAATGTGGTGGCTGAACACAGTGCAAACCCGCGCATGTTGATCATTCATGAAGTGATGGGTCGCCATTGTGGTTGGCTCACAGCCTATACCGCTAAGGCCTATCAAGATGACTTAAACAAGCTCAACTTCTTACCTCAACTGGGATTGAGCAAAGAGCGCAAAGCGGTGCATGCCGTCTTCGTTCCTGAAATGGAAATTGACATTCTTGCAGAAGCCGCGCGTTTGAAAAAAGTGATGGACGAACAGGGCAACGTCAACATTTTCATCTCTGAAGGGGCTGGCACAGAGGCGATTGTCAAAGAAATGGAAGCCGCTGGCGAAGAAGTGCCGCGCGACGCGTTTGGCCATGTAAAATTGGATGTGGTCAATCCCGGTGCTTGGTTCGGCAAACAATTTGCTGAAATGCTCGGCGCGGAAAAAGTGCTAACCCAAAAATCTGGCTATTATTCTCGTGCAGCTGCTTCTAACGCGACAGACCAAGCGCTGATTAAAGTCTGTTGTTATAAAGCCGTAGAGTGCGCCATGGCAGGTGTGAGCGGTGTTATTGGTGAAGACGAAGAACAAGGTGACGAACTACGCGCCATTGAATTCTCACGCATTGCAGGCGGCAAAGCCTTCAATATTGATGAAAAATGGTTCGACGATCTGCTCGAAAATATTGATCAGCCAAAACGAAACAAAACAGTAAGCGCTCACTAG
- a CDS encoding PaaI family thioesterase, translating into MTELPKTLKGAQTGTMPIEDVFAMDGVDFFEGVIAGTFPPPPIMGSMPMDFTAVEKGKINIIARPEPRFFNPIGTIHGGYAATVLDTALGCVVHSTLAAGEAYTTMEIKIIYHRAILPETGDLTCEGVCISRGRRAAASEAKLYDANGKLVASGSSTCMIMPAPAKA; encoded by the coding sequence ATGACTGAATTACCCAAAACCCTAAAAGGTGCACAAACAGGAACGATGCCAATTGAAGATGTCTTCGCAATGGACGGCGTTGATTTTTTTGAAGGTGTCATCGCAGGCACATTTCCACCGCCCCCAATTATGGGGTCGATGCCGATGGATTTCACCGCTGTTGAAAAGGGTAAAATCAACATCATTGCCCGCCCAGAACCGCGATTTTTCAACCCCATCGGCACCATCCATGGCGGATATGCGGCAACCGTGCTGGATACAGCGCTTGGGTGTGTGGTTCATTCAACCCTTGCAGCGGGTGAGGCTTATACGACGATGGAGATCAAAATTATCTACCACCGTGCGATCCTGCCTGAAACGGGTGATCTTACCTGCGAAGGAGTTTGCATCTCCAGAGGCAGGCGGGCTGCCGCCTCTGAAGCAAAACTCTATGACGCAAATGGCAAACTGGTTGCCAGTGGATCATCCACTTGCATGATTATGCCAGCACCTGCAAAGGCTTAA